The DNA window CATCGGCATGGAACAGAGTGCTGCGCTACAGACAGCCACGACGCTGATGCGGGTGGCGAAGGTACGGATCGTTGTCATGTTCATGGCGGTTCTTTCTTCAGTCAGCAATCGCCGGTCCCGAAGCTTCCGGTGGCCGGAGTCTGAGCCTAAAGACGGGTGAGGGCGCAGGATTGGTTTCAGAAAAGGCAGCGATTTTTGCGGTCGGAAATGCAGTTTTGGAAGGTGAAATGTACCCGGATGGGCACCTTTCCACAGAAAACCAGAGAAAAACCCAAGAAAACCCGAAAAAACCGAGGTTTACCGATTGACAAGCGGTGTGCGAAAGTCCATCTTGATATGCGGAACGGTTGTGGGACCCGCATGAACACTGGCGATTTCTGCAGGCGGAACCACGACCCAGGATCCGAGATTTCTCTCAAACGAAGGAGTAATACCAATGGCAAAGGGACTGACGAAGACCGCACTGATCCGCACCATCGCAGAACAGCTCGAACTGCCCAACAAGCAGATTGCCCTGTTCTTTGACACGCTGGCAGCAACGGCTGTGAAGGAAACGAAGAAGAATGGCGAGTTCACCATTCCCGGACTGGGCAAGTTGGTAAAGGCTGAGCGCAAGGCTCGCACCGGCCGTAACCCGCAGACCGGCGAAGCCATCAAGATCAAGGCGAAGACCGTTGT is part of the Terriglobus sp. RCC_193 genome and encodes:
- a CDS encoding HU family DNA-binding protein, translated to MAKGLTKTALIRTIAEQLELPNKQIALFFDTLAATAVKETKKNGEFTIPGLGKLVKAERKARTGRNPQTGEAIKIKAKTVVKFRVAKAAKDAIAPVKAAAKK